The Papaver somniferum cultivar HN1 unplaced genomic scaffold, ASM357369v1 unplaced-scaffold_18, whole genome shotgun sequence genome includes a window with the following:
- the LOC113338072 gene encoding uncharacterized protein LOC113338072, with product MAIISDALRQAFMPKHEYESLREEEKAWSRIQRPIVLVIVMILGLMVLISVTISLNIVFPSDNGNRPFCHQRVQINDNGLLGGSGESDLFPGAFYLTEQEAVDYYWMVVFIPSAIIFVVSSVYLLAGMAVAYSAPTRNGCLKVVENNYCASKRGGVRCLSILNIVFAIIFGLLAVFLGSSLLTLGSSCTLPLFWCYEIASWSLVIFYGGTAFLLRRKAATILDEGDFAGRNFGLEMLEAAPQEVTPEVERRVNEGFKTWMGSSLLSSDEEDGPDDYLEVAYPTRTNSGSRQRV from the exons ATGGCGATAATCAGTGATGCACTACGACAAGCATTTATGCCAAAACATGAATACGAAAGtttaagagaagaagaaaaagcatGGAGTCGTATACAGAGACCTATTGTATTAGTTATTGTAATGATTTTAGGTTTAATGGTGTTAATCTCAGTTACAATTAGTTTAAATATTGTGTTTCCATCTGATAATGGGAATAGACCCTTTTGTCATCAAAGGGTTCAGATTAATGATAATGGATTATTAGGAGGAAGTGGCGAATCAGATTTGTTTCCTGGGGCTTTTTATTTGACCGAACAAGAAGCTGTTGATTATTATTGGATGGTTGTGTTTATACCTTCGGCGATTATTTTCGTTGTGTCTTCGGTTTATCTTCTCGCAG GAATGGCTGTTGCATATTCTGCACCAACAAGAAACGGATGCTTAAAGGTTGTGGAAAACAACTATTGCGCCTCAAAAAGGG GTGGAGTTCGCTGTCTATCTATTCTGAACATTGTATTTGCCATCATCTTTGGTCTTCTCGCTGTGTTTCTTGGTTCAAGCCTCCTCACACTTGGCAGCAGTTGTACCCTTCCCTTGTTCTGGTGTTACGAGATTGCTTCATGGAGTCTGGTCATTTTCTATGGAGGAACTGCATTCTTGCTTAGAAGAAAGGCAGCTACTATTCTTGACGAGGGTGACTTTGCAGGTCGAAATTTTGGATTGGAGATGTTGGAGGCAGCCCCTCAGGAGGTGACTCCAGAAGTGGAGAGGCGCGTGAATGAAGGCTTCAAGACATGGATGGGTTCATCCCTCTTATCTTCCGACGAGGAAGATGGGCCTGACGATTATCTGGAGGTGGCTTATCCTACCCGAACCAACTCTGGCAGCCGACAACGTGTATGA
- the LOC113338141 gene encoding uncharacterized protein LOC113338141, whose product MHIWIKRKNNEKGVFLEIHAEKKESYTQLTLRFLRGLHNAQVLKLNSSFFEALGGSPDILESQKLEFRYLHLLKLSVGLSRDSMRTIFYILKISPNIESLYMRLGPEDSLDISVHPFCDKVKLNSENIGGLALPDMAYHLKFVEIKYLKGSVNELKLLADLLKHATVLEKVVLCSFSTKEELKQKEKEMEKFYELLLTFPKASTNVMISYSVSEDTTFSTE is encoded by the exons ATGCACATATGGATTAAGAGAAAAAATAATGAGAAAGGAGTATTTTTAGAGATTCATGCAGAGAAGAAAGAAAGTTATACCCAGCTTACGTTGAGATTTTTGAGAGGGCTTCATAACGCTCAAGTCTTAAAATTAAACAGTTCCTTCTTCGAG GCATTAGGTGGATCTCCTGATATATTGGAGAGTCAGAAACTTGAGTTTCGTTATCTACACCTTTTGAAGCTCTCGGTGGGCCTTTCAAGGGACTCCATGCGTACAATATTTTACATATTAAAGATTTCTCCTAATATAGAGTCTCTCTACATGAGATTAGGACCAGAG GATTCCCTCGATATTTCAGTGCATCCATTTTGCGATAAG GTAAAGTTAAATTCGGAAAACATAGGAGGATTGGCTTTGCCAGACATGGCATATCACCTAAAGTTTGTCGAGATTAAATATCTCAAAGGAAGTGTCAATGAACTGAAGTTGCTAGCAGATTTGTTGAAGCATGCCACGGTCTTGGAGAAAGTGGTATTGTGCAGCTTTTCTACCAAGGAAGAATTGAaacagaaagagaaagaaatggaGAAATTTTACGAGCTGCTTCTAACATTTCCTAAAGCTTCTACAAATGTCATGATATCATACTCAGTTTCTGAGGACACGACTTTTTCCACTGAATGA
- the LOC113338002 gene encoding putative FBD-associated F-box protein At5g56440, with the protein MNSEENSNEDRISNLPDDLIHEILSFIDMKYVVKTCVLSKRWRYIWTSLPKLRFVFYEETDEDEPDEEDIDSDLVQMRFVNLVNKVLSLHDNSDIHTFYLDGIRNWVVTLSDLYRWIGIVVCHNVQELAIDKCILKDFEIPACLYTCKSLTKLELRFENGFDLECKVILPSAVSLPRLKSLGLNFGGLWFDDEILTNKFFSSFPTLESLVIRHAGLNHMNLNMSFPNLTYFEFYDPVDYHNNVEVKLCAPSLTSFILKGQFSL; encoded by the coding sequence ATGAACAGTGAAGAAAACTCAAATGAAGATAGAATCAGCAATTTACCGGATGACTTAATTCATGAAATCCTATCTTTCATAGAtatgaaatatgttgttaagaCTTGTGTTTTATCTAAAAGATGGAGATATATCTGGACTTCTCTCCCAAAGCTACGCTTCGTCTTCTACGAAGAAACAGATGAAGATGAACCGGATGAGGAAGATATTGATTCGGACTTGGTTCAAATGCGCTTTGTAAATCTTGTGAACAAGGTACTCAGTCTTCATGACAACTCTGATATTCATACCTTTTATCTTGACGGTATCCGAAATTGGGTGGTTACGCTTAGTGATCTATATAGATGGATCGGCATTGTTGTATGCCATAATGTTCAGGAGTTAGCTATTGATAAATGCATTCTCAAAGATTTTGAGATTCCTGCTTGTCTATATACTTGTAAATCGTTGACGAAGCTGGAGCTGAGATTTGAGAATGGTTTTGATTTGGAATGCAAGGTTATTCTACCTAGTGCAGTGAGTTTACCTCGGCTTAAATCATTGGGTCTCAACTTTGGAGGATTatggtttgatgatgaaatattaaCAAATAAGTTCTTCTCAAGTTTTCCTACCTTAGAGTCGCTGGTAATAAGACACGCTGGACTTAATCATATGAATCTCAATATGTCTTTTCCTAACCTTACATATTTTGAGTTTTATGATCCAGTTGATTACCATAATAATGTTGAGGTCAAGCTGTGTGCTCCAAGTCTTACATCCTTTATTTTAAAAGGTCAATTTTCGCTCTAG